In Candidatus Alcyoniella australis, the sequence ATCGTGTAGACCTCGACCTTGGGGTAGTGCGGCACTTTCCCGCACTCGACCAGGCTGCGGCGGCAGAGGCGGTCGAGAACTGGAATGGGCTCGTCAAGCTCAGCTATAAATCCCGCAGCCTCGGCAGTGAACGGCCCCTCAAAGATCGATACCGCCTCGATCAGTCGGCGCTCGTCAGCGGAGAGCGCGTCCAGGCTCAGAGATAGGGAGCCATCAAAACTGCTGAGGCTGGGGTCTACGTTCGCAGCGTGCGCCTTGGTTATAAGGTTCCGCGCCTGTTTAACAGCCTGATCCGGTTTCAAGGATGACTCGGCCAGGAAGCCGCCGATCAGGCGACAGGCCAAAGGATGGTCCGATAGCTTGCCCGCGATCTCGGACAGCACATCAGCCTTATAGTCCTCTTGCTTGATGGAAAGTTCGTCTCGAATGACAGCCACCGCAGGCTCTCGGTCAAGGGACGGAACTTGGATAGTTTTCTCTCCCGTTAAATGCGTGGGAGCCTCGCGGGATGTGATCAGCAGGGTCGCGTTTGGACTGATTCGGTTGAGAAATCCGAGCAGCGCGTCAACGTCAGTATCGCCGTGTTCCTGGGCATGCAGCACGGTCTCAAAATTGTCCAGGATCAGCAGGCGGCGGGCATCGGCTAAGCCATTGAGCACATCCGTTTCTAGCTCTTCCCCAGATAGCCCCTCTATTGCACCCTTGCCCAGGAGCCTCTTCCCGATCTCGTTAAGAAAATTTTGCAGGGTTGTGTCGGTCTTGAAGCTGAAGCCCCAGACAGCGTCGAAGCGGTCCTTGACCCGCTCGGCCGCTTTGCACGCCAGCACTGATTTGCCGATGCCGCCCATGCCCAACAGGGTAAGCACGCGATGCTCTTGCAGCAGCGCCTCGATCGCGTCCAATTCCTTTTCCCGGCCGTGAAACGAGGCGGGGGCGTAGATAGCGGAGAGGTCGAAGGTGGGAGAGATTTCCAATGGTTCCGATACAATAGGCTCGACTTTCCCCCGGTGTTTCAGACCAATACGTACTAATTGTATTGAGATATAAGTACAACTAAGTGCAACAATTATCCCCAATACGGGAATCAATACTTGTACAACAAAATCTTGAGTTAAATACCATCCCATGGTTTAAATAAAAACCTCCACCAATTCCAATAGAATATATTCGCCGTATGGTCAAGTTATTCTGCGAAAAAGGCGAAAAAGTGATATTATTTTTCCAGGAGGTTGATTAATGAAGAATATCGCATTGTGGGTTCTTTTGCTGACGTTGGCCGCGGCTTCGGTTTTGGCAGCCCAGGACAAGCTCGTCGCGCCGACGAACCCTGACGAGCTGGTCGTTTTCGTGAATCAGGCCGCTGCTTTTGCCAATCTGGAGGGCAAGGATGCGGCGCTTGTTGTGTTCAACGACAAGAACGGCAAGTTCACGGTCGGCGAT encodes:
- a CDS encoding NB-ARC domain-containing protein; translation: MGWYLTQDFVVQVLIPVLGIIVALSCTYISIQLVRIGLKHRGKVEPIVSEPLEISPTFDLSAIYAPASFHGREKELDAIEALLQEHRVLTLLGMGGIGKSVLACKAAERVKDRFDAVWGFSFKTDTTLQNFLNEIGKRLLGKGAIEGLSGEELETDVLNGLADARRLLILDNFETVLHAQEHGDTDVDALLGFLNRISPNATLLITSREAPTHLTGEKTIQVPSLDREPAVAVIRDELSIKQEDYKADVLSEIAGKLSDHPLACRLIGGFLAESSLKPDQAVKQARNLITKAHAANVDPSLSSFDGSLSLSLDALSADERRLIEAVSIFEGPFTAEAAGFIAELDEPIPVLDRLCRRSLVECGKVPHYPKVEVYT